A single Gadus macrocephalus chromosome 22, ASM3116895v1 DNA region contains:
- the LOC132451421 gene encoding uncharacterized protein LOC132451421, which yields MLRGRHATTEEEEEAEDRPQYDRGAHQLHAPHPHRLWRDGRRTVRVDARTDAVERTPHERQKQSLIVDIDIDIDTISISISTRLLLLFCIDTSGPAGCNPVPNIWSLLVPPGPSWSLPVSPGPSRSLLVPPGPSWSLLVPPGPSWSLLVPPGLSWSLPVSPGLSWSLLVSPGLSWSLLVPPGPSRSLLVPPGFSWSLPVSPGPYRSLLVPPGPSWFLLVPPGPSWSLPVSPGPSWSLLVSPGPSWSLPVSHGPSTLALHPGPSSSSPSSHCVSRPPLWTDPHSAWRTEGLLEDRRTTGLVMKDSLGGGEGWIKAVFMSSFHCCCVSCCVSCCVSWCVS from the exons ATGCTGCGTGGTCGCCACGCAACCACAG aagaggaggaggaggccgaagATAGACCTCAGTATGATCGGGGAGCCCACCAACTTCATGCACCTCACCCACATCGGCTCTGGAGAGATGGCCGACGGACCG tcagggTCGATGCAAGAACAGATGCGGTCGAAAGGACCCCCCACGAACGGCAGAAACAGTCTCTTAtagtagatatagatatagatatagacactatatctatatctatatctacacGTCTCTTATTGCTG TTCTGCATTGACACATCTGGTCCTGCTGGATGCAATCCTGTTCCAAACATCTggtccctcctggtccctcctggtccctcctggtccctccCGGTCTCTCCTGGTCCTTCCCGTTCTCTCCTGGTCCCTCCCggtccctcctggtctctcctggtccctcctggtccctcctggtccctcctggtccctcccggtctctcctggtccctcccggtctctcctggtctctcctggtccctcctggtctctcctggtctctcctggtctctcctggtccctcctggtccctcccggtctctcctggtccctcCCGGTTTCTCCTGGTCCCTCccggtctctcctggtccctaccggtctctcctggtccctcctggtccctcctggtTCCTCCTGGTCCCTCCCGGTCCCTCCTGGTCCCTACCGGTCTCTCCCggtccctcctggtccctcctggtTTCTCCTGGaccctcctggtctctcccggTCTCTCATGGACCCAGTACCCTGGCCCTCCATCCCGGaccctcttcttcttcaccttCCTCTCACTGCGTGTCCCGTCCCCCCCTCTGGACAGACCCCCACAGTGCCTGGAGGACAGAAGGACTACTGGAGGACAGACGGACTACTGGACTAGTAATGAAAGACTCtttgggaggaggggaggggtggataAAGGCTGTCTTCATGAGCTCATTTCACTGCTGTTGTGTTAGCTGTTGTGTTAGCTGTTGTGTTAGCTGGTGTGTTAGCTGA
- the mllt11 gene encoding protein AF1q: protein MLEKSNSQYDSFLFWKQPILAPDLSELEVAMEGKAGHAPQGRARTALKRSQEEEVAWAEYSSFNYWRAPIPDIDSLMADLDLLLL, encoded by the exons ATGCTGGAAAAATCCAACAGCCAATATGACTCCTTCCTGTTCTGGAAGCAGCCAATCCTGGCCCCGGATCTATCGGAGCTGGAGGTTGCGATGGAAGGCAAGGCCGGCCACGCCCCCCAAGGACGGGCCAGGACCGCCCTAAAGAGatcccaggaggaggag gtggcgTGGGCGGAGTACTCCTCCTTCAACTACTGGAGGGCGCCCATCCCCGACATCGACTCCCTGATGGCCGACCtcgacctgctgctgctgtag
- the gabpb2a gene encoding GA-binding protein subunit beta-2a isoform X1: MSLVDLGKRLLEAARKGQDEEVKILMANGAPFTTDWLGTSPLHLAAQHGHYSTAEVLLRAGVSRDARTKVDRTPLHMAASKGHTVIVELLVRSGAEINAKDMLKMTALHWAAQHAHQGVVQTLLKHGADVHALSKFDKTPFDIAVDIQHTDLMLLLQEGMQSQLNSSSQPQFIIQGLSGLQGGVVNLADLLNKAGAGETEESIAASSLDSNIHHAVLNEAGQRVITIVTDQHGNLQTTGGMGQPFFVTMQHGQQMLAMPSTTMTEEVVEEEPQPPPSRKRKFEANNHNDSGDTQELLQRQLQEANRKAQEYRTQLHRKEQEAEEYRVKLEAMSQSNGTSCLQSPEEEEEEEGEGEEVEEVVGGEEVEEEQEVVEGEVEEEGEMVVLQEGSIMMEEEEGVTLVETTQASS; this comes from the exons atgtCGCTGGTTGACCTAGGTAAAAGGTTACTGGAAGCAGCTCGTAAAGGTCAAGATGAAGAAGTCAAGATCCTGATGGCCAACGGGGCACCCTTCACTACAGACTGG CTGGGGACGTCTCCTCTGCACCTCGCCGCCCAACACGGCCACTACTCCACGGCGGAGGTCCTGCTGCGCGCGGGCGTCAGCCGGGACGCCCGCACCAAGGTGGACAGGACCCCACTGCACATGGCCGCCTCCAAGGGCCACACGGTGATCGTGGAGCTGCTGGTCAGG agCGGGGCGGAGATCAACGCGAAGGACATGCTGAAGATGACGGCCCTGCACTGGGCGGCGCAGCACGCCCACCAGGGCGTGGTCCAGACGCTGCTGAAGCACGGCGCTGACGTCCACGCCCTCAGCAAGTTCGACAAGACGCCGTTCGACATCGCCGTGGACATCCAGCACACGgacctgatgctgctgctgcag gagggCATGCAGAGCCAGCTCAACTCGTCCTCCCAGCCTCAGTTCATCATCCAGGGGCTGTCGGGGCtccaggggggcgtggtcaaCCTGGCCGACCTGCTCAACAAGGCCGGCGCAG gggagACGGAGGAGTCCATCGCCGCCAGCTCTCTGGACTCCAACATCCACCACGCGGTGCTGAACGAGGCGGGGCAGCGGGTCATCACCATAGTAACGGACCAGCATGGCAACCTGCAGACCACCGGCGGGATGGGCCAGCCCTTCTTCGTCACCATGCAGCACGGCCAGCAGA tgctgGCGATGCCATCCACTACGATgacagaggaggtggtggaggaggagcctcaGCCCCCGcccagcaggaagaggaagtttGAGGCGAACAATCACAATGACTCAGGCGACACC CAGGAGCTGCTCCAGAGGCAGCTGCAGGAGGCGAACCGGAAGGCGCAGGAGTACCGGACGCAGCTCCACCGcaaggagcaggaggcggaggagtaCCGCGTGAAGCTGGAGGCCATGAGCCAGAGCAACGGCACCTCCTGCCTGCAGagcccggaggaggaggaggaagaggagggggagggggaggaggtggaggaggtggtgggcggggaggaggtggaggaggagcaggaggtggtagagggggaggtggaggaggagggggagatggtggtGCTGCAGGAGGGCAGCAtcatgatggaggaggaggagggagtgacaCTCGTGGAGACCACCCAGGCCTCCTCCTAA
- the gabpb2a gene encoding GA-binding protein subunit beta-2a isoform X2 has protein sequence MSLVDLGKRLLEAARKGQDEEVKILMANGAPFTTDWLGTSPLHLAAQHGHYSTAEVLLRAGVSRDARTKVDRTPLHMAASKGHTVIVELLVRSGAEINAKDMLKMTALHWAAQHAHQGVVQTLLKHGADVHALSKFDKTPFDIAVDIQHTDLMLLLQEGMQSQLNSSSQPQFIIQGLSGLQGGVVNLADLLNKAGAGETEESIAASSLDSNIHHAVLNEAGQRVITIVTDQHGNLQTTGGMGQPFFVTMQHGQQMLAMPSTTMTEEVVEEEPQPPPSRKRKFEANNHNDSGDTELLQRQLQEANRKAQEYRTQLHRKEQEAEEYRVKLEAMSQSNGTSCLQSPEEEEEEEGEGEEVEEVVGGEEVEEEQEVVEGEVEEEGEMVVLQEGSIMMEEEEGVTLVETTQASS, from the exons atgtCGCTGGTTGACCTAGGTAAAAGGTTACTGGAAGCAGCTCGTAAAGGTCAAGATGAAGAAGTCAAGATCCTGATGGCCAACGGGGCACCCTTCACTACAGACTGG CTGGGGACGTCTCCTCTGCACCTCGCCGCCCAACACGGCCACTACTCCACGGCGGAGGTCCTGCTGCGCGCGGGCGTCAGCCGGGACGCCCGCACCAAGGTGGACAGGACCCCACTGCACATGGCCGCCTCCAAGGGCCACACGGTGATCGTGGAGCTGCTGGTCAGG agCGGGGCGGAGATCAACGCGAAGGACATGCTGAAGATGACGGCCCTGCACTGGGCGGCGCAGCACGCCCACCAGGGCGTGGTCCAGACGCTGCTGAAGCACGGCGCTGACGTCCACGCCCTCAGCAAGTTCGACAAGACGCCGTTCGACATCGCCGTGGACATCCAGCACACGgacctgatgctgctgctgcag gagggCATGCAGAGCCAGCTCAACTCGTCCTCCCAGCCTCAGTTCATCATCCAGGGGCTGTCGGGGCtccaggggggcgtggtcaaCCTGGCCGACCTGCTCAACAAGGCCGGCGCAG gggagACGGAGGAGTCCATCGCCGCCAGCTCTCTGGACTCCAACATCCACCACGCGGTGCTGAACGAGGCGGGGCAGCGGGTCATCACCATAGTAACGGACCAGCATGGCAACCTGCAGACCACCGGCGGGATGGGCCAGCCCTTCTTCGTCACCATGCAGCACGGCCAGCAGA tgctgGCGATGCCATCCACTACGATgacagaggaggtggtggaggaggagcctcaGCCCCCGcccagcaggaagaggaagtttGAGGCGAACAATCACAATGACTCAGGCGACACC GAGCTGCTCCAGAGGCAGCTGCAGGAGGCGAACCGGAAGGCGCAGGAGTACCGGACGCAGCTCCACCGcaaggagcaggaggcggaggagtaCCGCGTGAAGCTGGAGGCCATGAGCCAGAGCAACGGCACCTCCTGCCTGCAGagcccggaggaggaggaggaagaggagggggagggggaggaggtggaggaggtggtgggcggggaggaggtggaggaggagcaggaggtggtagagggggaggtggaggaggagggggagatggtggtGCTGCAGGAGGGCAGCAtcatgatggaggaggaggagggagtgacaCTCGTGGAGACCACCCAGGCCTCCTCCTAA